From Limisphaerales bacterium, the proteins below share one genomic window:
- the purT gene encoding phosphoribosylglycinamide formyltransferase 2 (non-folate utilizing enzyme, catalyzes the production of beta-formyl glycinamide ribonucleotide from formate, ATP, and beta-GAR and a side reaction producing acetyl phosphate and ADP from acetate and ATP; involved in de novo purine biosynthesis) — protein sequence MDSTIGTPFTDEARRVLLCGSGELGKEVVIELQRYGVEVIAVDAYANA from the coding sequence ATGGATAGCACTATCGGAACACCATTTACGGACGAGGCGCGGCGCGTGCTGTTATGCGGGTCGGGCGAGTTGGGCAAGGAGGTGGTCATCGAGCTGCAGCGCTACGGCGTGGAGGTGATTGCGGTGGATGCGTATGCCAACGCGC